Proteins co-encoded in one Xiphophorus couchianus chromosome 3, X_couchianus-1.0, whole genome shotgun sequence genomic window:
- the snrnp48 gene encoding U11/U12 small nuclear ribonucleoprotein 48 kDa protein: MSDPVQSEALQDRLDRLQELTEFTETCQKQLNELFETLGWSQENDDCFNQDPMEQCPYDSNHIVPVRNLEKHKASCMLRRMGYSAEEQEEMCDPSVCYENRNIKTFLMDKSTQHQVILQARSAAPLMKMEGVFWQGQYSGQPVDVPQNHKRAVCDLTVADRLALYDHVVGVLGQQSETASSNDDLYVDLVSKLKKDEQQNEPKSHLELMAEMRDYKRRRQSYRAKNVHITKKSYTEVIREVISVHSEELARQWKEEEDEKHSSRSAQSPQGRWLDRRRSKSSESHHSHSKRRRSRERSRERSQDKERKKKKKRKERDSRSPDGHHHDRKKKKKKKDDREKDK, translated from the exons ATGTCGGACCCTGTTCAGTCGGAAGCCCTTCAGGACCGCCTGGACCGTCTACAGGAGCTGACAGAATTTACTGAGACGTGCCAGAAACAGTTAAATGAACTATTTGAAACGCTGGGATGGTCGCAGGAGAACGACGACTGTTTCAATCAG GATCCAATGGAGCAATGTCCTTATGACTCCAACCACATAGTCCCAGTCAGAAacttagaaaaacacaaagcttcCTGCATGCTCCGGAGAATGGGTTACTCTGCTGAGGAACAG GAAGAGATGTGTGATCCCTCTGTTTGTTacgaaaacagaaacatcaaaacCTTCTTAATGG acaAATCAACCCAGCACCAGGTTATCCTTCAGGCTAGATCTGCAGCTCCACTGATGAAGATGGAAGGCGTCTTCTGGCAAG GTCAGTACTCTGGCCAGCCCGTCGATGTGCCACAGAACCACAAGCGGGCGGTGTGTGACCTCACTGTTGCTGACCGATTGGCTCTTTACGATCATGTGGTCGGCGTCCTTGGCCAGCAGAGTGAGACTGCGTCTTCCAACGATGATCTCTACGTAGATTTggtttcaaaacttaaaaaag ATGAACAGCAGAATGAGCCAAAGAGTCACCTGGAGCTGATGGCAGAGATGAGGGACTACAAGAGGCGACGTCAGTCCTACAGAGCCAAGAACGTCCACATCACTAAGAAATCCTACACTGAG GTAATCAGAGAGGTGATCAGTGTCCATTCAGAGGAACTCGCCAGACagtggaaggaggaggaggatgagaagCACTCATCTAGATCTGCTCAATCTCCTCAAgg TCGCTGGCTGGATAGAAGACGGTCGAAATCCTCAGAGTCACATCATTCGCACAGTAAGCGCCGTCGCAGCAGAGAACGAAGTCGAGAACGAAGCCAAGacaaagagaggaagaagaagaagaaaaggaaggagAG GGATTCCCGATCCCCTGATGGCCACCACCAtgacaggaagaagaagaagaaaaagaaagatgacaGGGAGAAGGACAAGTGA